One Candidatus Binataceae bacterium genomic region harbors:
- a CDS encoding sulfite oxidase-like oxidoreductase → MAKSAPKPQNRLPPGQTLVTNFPVLSYGATPRCDRAKWDFRVTGLVERPLHLTFAEFRAMPTAAEVADFHCVTTWSRYDNRWEGVKTADLAKLAGLKPAAKFVFVQCDGGYTTNLPLEEFFDDDVMLAWRHDGTELEPDHGGPLRLVVPKLYAWKSAKWVRAIEFCAQDRRGFWEVRGYHNHGDPWSEERYSFQEDADE, encoded by the coding sequence ATGGCGAAGTCTGCCCCTAAACCGCAGAATCGGCTGCCGCCGGGGCAGACCCTCGTAACCAATTTTCCGGTATTGAGCTATGGCGCGACGCCGCGATGCGATCGCGCGAAATGGGACTTTCGCGTGACCGGTCTGGTCGAGCGGCCGCTGCACCTCACTTTCGCGGAATTCCGCGCGATGCCGACCGCCGCCGAGGTCGCGGATTTTCATTGCGTGACAACCTGGTCGCGCTATGACAATCGCTGGGAGGGGGTCAAAACCGCCGACCTGGCAAAATTGGCCGGCCTCAAGCCGGCGGCGAAATTCGTCTTCGTCCAATGTGACGGCGGCTATACGACCAATCTCCCGCTTGAAGAATTTTTCGATGACGACGTGATGCTCGCCTGGCGTCACGACGGCACGGAACTCGAGCCCGATCACGGTGGACCTCTGCGCCTGGTCGTGCCGAAGCTTTACGCCTGGAAGAGCGCTAAGTGGGTCCGCGCAATCGAGTTCTGCGCGCAGGATCGGCGCGGCTTTTGGGAGGTGCGCGGCTACCATAATCACGGCGACCCGTGGAGCGAGGAACGTTACTCGTTCCAGGAAGACGCTGACGAGTGA
- a CDS encoding glycerol-3-phosphate dehydrogenase/oxidase, translating to MSGSAAPNCPLLDRRAMVARLGAENFDLAIIGGGVNGAAIARDAAMRGLKVALLEQGDFAGATSSRSSKLIHGGLRYLPQGQLRLVYQALRERERLRHLTAPHLVGPIRFLLPFRRGRRPGRVALSIGLALYDLMAWTPRQERHRRFSAAHLRELEPGLISNGVTGGATYFDAWGDDARITLENMLDAAYHGAAVANYAAVESLARDRHGDALLRVRDLENRAPIEVRAHTIVNAAGPWVDQIRRMETPDAAPSVRLTKGAHLVIARERLPVRNPLVLTDLGGRIIFVIPYGDHLLIGTTDTDFDGDPARVAVEAGDVEYLLGVITDWLPDFGLRAEDVLHGFAGLRALPLAAPGAGPSAVPRDEVILESAAGTITVAGGKLTTHRAIAEEVVDRVCARSGRPEAKSSTRETPLPGARSSVPGDANLQRLPQPIRELLRARYGSRAEIVATIAGEQIELGALLVAGAPAIGAEVIFAARYELARTVEDFIVRRTALSWQAPEAARAAAPLVARLLESELKNLRDAPRFAAGVSSD from the coding sequence TTGAGCGGCTCTGCCGCGCCGAACTGCCCGTTGCTCGACCGCCGCGCGATGGTCGCGCGGCTTGGCGCCGAGAACTTCGACCTCGCGATTATCGGCGGCGGGGTTAACGGCGCGGCGATCGCGCGCGACGCCGCGATGCGCGGGCTCAAGGTTGCATTGCTCGAGCAGGGTGATTTTGCCGGCGCGACCTCTTCACGCTCCTCGAAATTGATCCACGGCGGCTTGCGCTATCTGCCTCAAGGGCAGTTGCGACTGGTCTACCAGGCCCTGCGTGAGCGCGAGCGGCTCCGCCACCTGACCGCACCCCACTTGGTCGGCCCGATTCGCTTCCTGCTCCCGTTCCGTCGCGGCCGCCGTCCCGGACGCGTCGCACTCTCGATCGGCCTGGCGCTCTACGATCTGATGGCGTGGACGCCGCGTCAGGAGCGGCATCGTCGCTTCAGCGCAGCGCACCTGCGCGAGCTTGAACCGGGTTTAATCTCGAACGGCGTCACCGGCGGCGCGACCTATTTCGACGCCTGGGGCGACGACGCGCGAATCACGCTCGAGAACATGCTTGACGCGGCCTATCACGGTGCAGCGGTCGCAAACTACGCCGCGGTCGAGAGTCTGGCGCGCGACCGTCACGGCGACGCGCTTCTGCGCGTGCGCGATCTCGAGAACCGCGCACCTATCGAAGTGCGCGCGCACACGATCGTTAATGCGGCCGGCCCCTGGGTCGATCAGATCCGCCGGATGGAAACTCCCGATGCCGCGCCGAGCGTGCGGCTCACCAAAGGCGCGCATCTGGTCATCGCGCGCGAGCGCCTGCCGGTCCGCAATCCGCTGGTGTTAACCGATCTCGGCGGGCGCATCATCTTCGTCATCCCGTACGGGGATCATCTGTTGATCGGCACCACCGACACAGACTTTGATGGCGACCCTGCGCGGGTCGCGGTCGAAGCGGGCGACGTCGAGTACCTGCTGGGCGTCATCACCGACTGGCTGCCGGACTTCGGACTCCGTGCAGAGGATGTCCTCCACGGTTTTGCGGGGCTGCGGGCGCTGCCGCTCGCGGCGCCGGGCGCAGGCCCGTCGGCGGTCCCGCGCGACGAGGTCATCCTCGAGAGTGCGGCGGGGACGATCACGGTCGCGGGCGGCAAGCTCACGACTCATCGCGCGATCGCCGAGGAGGTCGTCGATCGGGTTTGCGCGCGAAGCGGCCGTCCCGAAGCTAAATCGTCGACGCGCGAGACGCCGCTGCCCGGGGCGCGATCGTCTGTTCCTGGCGATGCGAATCTACAGCGTCTGCCGCAGCCAATCCGCGAACTCCTGCGCGCGCGCTACGGCAGCCGCGCGGAGATCGTGGCAACAATCGCCGGCGAGCAGATTGAGTTGGGCGCGCTGCTCGTCGCTGGGGCGCCTGCAATCGGGGCTGAGGTAATCTTCGCCGCACGTTACGAACTCGCGCGCACCGTCGAGGATTTTATCGTCCGCCGCACGGCGCTGTCGTGGCAAGCGCCGGAGGCGGCGCGCGCCGCCGCGCCCCTCGTCGCACGATTGCTTGAAAGCGAACTTAAAAACCTGCGCGACGCGCCTCGATTTGCTGCGGGCGTCTCGAGTGACTGA
- a CDS encoding Ig-like domain-containing protein, translating to MILTAPAPPGLASATFSGKVPSGLLSFSVLVTDHGNTAINCTGNYQFNFRSTSGGWGDVHVNTVEAVHYNFQSAGEFTVLRGDGFEIQGRQIPVATTSVPGADPYTGLATCVAIYSAVAASVGRHRVTYEPEVTLESNVGGVSHASRMQLRVDGVPTELGPEGRTVGPDLPPITTTHDSLHNPVQSISARIIKSPAGDGIEIHYSDGTLLVVTPAWWPGQQQWYLNVNVYGTTATKGIFGKLADKSWLPALPDGTSLGPKPTSLDERYVELYDRFANAWRVKGSASLFDYAPGTTTATFTIPEWPRKNPESCTISNSGQPPAHPGDVRVAEKLCSPITDKDMRADCVFDVSVTGHPGFAQTYLLTQNLRPDLTETKVRSDDDESKQGKPVTFVATVAQKLPRGFSIPGGSVQFVLDGKDVGKPLSLDAKGKALWRTSSLPVGRHEIVAKYIPTGWGGPFLPSTSPARKHRVENRGDD from the coding sequence ATGATCCTCACGGCTCCGGCTCCGCCAGGACTGGCCTCGGCGACTTTCAGCGGCAAGGTTCCCTCCGGTCTGCTCAGTTTTAGCGTACTCGTCACGGATCATGGCAATACAGCTATTAATTGTACAGGGAACTACCAATTCAACTTCCGTAGTACGAGCGGCGGTTGGGGCGACGTGCACGTCAACACGGTCGAAGCCGTCCACTACAACTTCCAGAGCGCGGGCGAGTTCACCGTTTTGCGCGGTGACGGATTCGAAATCCAGGGCCGCCAAATTCCCGTTGCCACAACGTCCGTCCCGGGCGCTGATCCCTATACTGGGCTTGCGACCTGTGTCGCTATCTACAGCGCCGTAGCCGCTAGCGTAGGCCGGCACCGGGTTACCTATGAGCCGGAGGTTACCCTTGAGTCGAACGTTGGCGGGGTTTCGCATGCTTCCCGGATGCAGCTCCGCGTGGATGGCGTTCCGACCGAGCTGGGCCCTGAAGGGAGAACTGTTGGACCCGATCTTCCCCCGATCACGACCACCCATGATTCCCTCCATAATCCCGTGCAGTCGATCAGTGCCCGGATCATTAAGTCTCCCGCCGGTGATGGCATCGAAATCCATTACTCAGACGGAACGCTGCTGGTCGTCACGCCCGCATGGTGGCCCGGCCAGCAACAGTGGTACCTCAACGTGAACGTTTATGGGACCACAGCCACCAAGGGGATTTTTGGTAAGCTGGCAGACAAGAGCTGGTTGCCGGCCCTCCCCGACGGCACTTCGCTCGGACCGAAGCCGACATCGCTGGATGAGCGCTACGTCGAACTCTACGACCGGTTTGCCAATGCCTGGCGGGTGAAGGGTTCGGCGAGCCTTTTCGATTACGCGCCAGGCACGACAACCGCCACCTTCACCATCCCCGAGTGGCCTAGAAAAAACCCGGAGTCCTGCACGATTTCTAATTCTGGCCAACCGCCCGCGCACCCCGGCGACGTAAGGGTCGCAGAGAAGCTATGCAGCCCCATTACCGACAAAGACATGAGGGCCGACTGCGTCTTCGATGTGAGCGTAACCGGTCATCCTGGTTTCGCGCAGACCTATTTGCTCACGCAGAACCTCCGGCCGGACTTGACTGAGACGAAGGTGAGGTCCGATGACGACGAATCAAAGCAAGGAAAGCCCGTGACGTTTGTGGCGACCGTAGCGCAAAAGCTGCCCCGGGGCTTCAGTATACCAGGTGGGAGTGTACAGTTCGTTCTCGACGGAAAAGACGTCGGCAAGCCGCTCTCGCTCGATGCAAAGGGCAAAGCGCTATGGCGTACTTCGAGCCTGCCAGTCGGACGCCACGAGATCGTGGCTAAGTACATCCCGACAGGCTGGGGAGGTCCCTTTCTACCTAGCACCAGCCCGGCAAGGAAACACAGGGTCGAGAACCGCGGTGACGATTAG
- a CDS encoding L,D-transpeptidase family protein, with the protein MRIRSVWGPGLVAVALLLVLRIGSAASQTSPGASPSPTTPASTAVSPAQAELQALTSSGKLTDLRWPNFTDYRAYVQEFYQIGGWSPDWFPNGQASSQALAMIWQFKQAALKGLDPEDYDASRWDGRLAKTKPATAAPIDSDLIHFDLALTVCAMRFISDLHIGRVNPQHFKFDLVGPERYDLPTLLRNEFMNASDVSSAVTKVEPPYDGYQRAEVALAAYRVMALAGDGPPLPLPVRAVRPGDTYPGMAQLAARLRQLGDLPSASTTPAGSTVYDETAADAVKHFQERHGLEPDGVMGAGTIAQINTPLGARIEQLQFALERYRWIPQTFPQPPLVVNIPEFQLRTLRKQPAYFLSMRVVVGKAYRHHTPVFANSMRYLVFRPYWNVPPSITRGELIPKIRRDPDYLATHNFEVANNAGSVVTDGRVSDETMRGLKSGALYIRQKPGPKNALGLVKFIFPNDYKVYLHSTPAPELFAKARRDFSHGCIRVEHPAALAAWVLRDKPEWTLDKIRATMNGNQTVQVNLAKPIPVLILYNTAVVEPDGEVRFFDDIYGYDAELRTALAAGYPYPS; encoded by the coding sequence ATGCGCATTCGGTCCGTTTGGGGACCGGGCCTCGTCGCGGTCGCGCTACTACTCGTCTTGCGGATCGGGAGCGCGGCCAGTCAAACGTCGCCTGGCGCCAGCCCGTCGCCGACAACACCGGCCAGCACAGCCGTATCGCCTGCACAGGCCGAGCTTCAAGCGCTGACCAGCTCCGGCAAACTGACTGATCTGCGTTGGCCCAACTTCACTGACTATCGCGCCTATGTCCAGGAGTTCTATCAAATCGGCGGGTGGTCGCCGGACTGGTTTCCGAATGGGCAGGCGAGTTCGCAGGCGCTGGCGATGATCTGGCAGTTCAAGCAGGCTGCGCTGAAGGGTCTCGATCCCGAGGATTACGACGCCTCGCGCTGGGACGGCCGCCTGGCGAAAACCAAACCTGCGACCGCAGCCCCGATAGATAGCGACCTCATCCATTTCGATTTAGCCCTGACCGTCTGCGCGATGCGCTTTATTTCCGATCTGCATATTGGCCGGGTTAACCCGCAGCATTTCAAGTTCGATTTGGTCGGACCCGAGCGCTACGACCTGCCGACGCTGCTGCGCAATGAATTTATGAACGCCTCGGATGTCAGCTCGGCGGTCACGAAGGTCGAGCCGCCGTACGACGGCTACCAGCGCGCTGAGGTAGCGCTGGCGGCCTACCGCGTGATGGCTCTTGCCGGCGATGGGCCGCCGCTGCCGCTGCCCGTGAGGGCGGTGCGTCCCGGCGATACTTATCCGGGGATGGCGCAGCTCGCCGCGCGCCTGCGTCAGCTCGGCGATCTCCCCTCGGCCAGCACGACCCCGGCGGGCTCGACGGTTTATGATGAGACTGCGGCCGATGCCGTCAAGCATTTTCAGGAGCGCCACGGACTTGAGCCCGACGGCGTGATGGGCGCGGGCACTATCGCGCAAATCAATACACCGCTCGGCGCACGAATCGAGCAGCTGCAGTTCGCGCTCGAGCGCTATCGTTGGATTCCGCAGACGTTCCCGCAACCGCCGCTCGTCGTCAATATCCCGGAGTTCCAGTTGAGAACGCTGCGCAAGCAACCTGCCTATTTCCTCTCGATGCGCGTGGTGGTGGGCAAGGCTTATCGCCATCACACGCCGGTGTTCGCCAACTCGATGCGCTATCTCGTCTTCCGCCCCTACTGGAATGTGCCGCCCTCGATCACGCGCGGCGAACTGATTCCAAAAATCCGCCGCGATCCCGATTACCTGGCGACGCACAACTTCGAAGTGGCCAACAACGCCGGCAGTGTGGTGACGGATGGCCGCGTTTCCGACGAGACGATGCGGGGACTCAAGTCCGGGGCGCTCTATATCCGGCAGAAACCCGGACCGAAAAACGCACTGGGGCTGGTGAAGTTTATTTTTCCGAATGATTACAAGGTCTACCTGCACAGTACGCCGGCGCCCGAGCTGTTCGCGAAAGCGCGGCGTGATTTCAGCCACGGCTGCATCCGCGTCGAGCATCCGGCAGCGCTGGCGGCGTGGGTCCTGCGCGATAAACCTGAATGGACGCTGGATAAGATTCGCGCGACGATGAACGGCAATCAGACCGTACAGGTCAATCTCGCTAAACCGATTCCGGTGCTCATCCTGTACAATACGGCCGTGGTCGAACCCGACGGCGAGGTGCGTTTCTTCGACGACATCTACGGTTACGATGCCGAACTGCGAACCGCGCTCGCGGCCGGTTATCCGTATCCGAGCTAG
- a CDS encoding tail fiber domain-containing protein — MANLTYQRSFQHRDWFDGQDIVQAGGERGFNVEFHSLEAEFDNISTVINQINTELAFQPVGAGGAVVYAGGNVGVGAGFSAAAPPTHRLEVNLGDNTATTERVRFGNAVCCNGGAGAFAGYAIFSHKSHAFDTDYALQQGPNGNVHINATGGQPVSIRQNGTSIRLGISPAGNVIVGPSEADLPGAPANAVLQVAGDAFKAAGGTQWAPSDARVKQDVRDLEAGLTQLRQVRPVRFRYNGLAGTPAGREGVGVLGQEIEKVFPETIRLTSCILNGEAHFDDFRIFDGSALTYVLINAVKELAQKVDQLEEALAEARTERRADGTVG, encoded by the coding sequence ATGGCAAACTTAACGTACCAGCGCAGTTTCCAGCATCGGGACTGGTTTGATGGTCAAGACATAGTGCAGGCAGGTGGTGAAAGGGGATTCAATGTCGAATTCCATAGTTTGGAAGCAGAGTTCGACAACATATCTACTGTCATTAACCAGATTAACACGGAACTCGCTTTCCAGCCCGTTGGCGCCGGCGGCGCGGTGGTCTATGCGGGAGGCAATGTCGGCGTCGGCGCCGGCTTTTCCGCGGCCGCCCCGCCAACCCACCGCCTCGAGGTGAATCTTGGCGATAACACCGCAACCACGGAACGGGTGCGTTTCGGCAATGCGGTGTGCTGCAATGGCGGCGCGGGCGCGTTCGCAGGGTACGCGATCTTCTCCCATAAAAGCCATGCTTTCGATACCGATTACGCGTTGCAGCAGGGTCCCAACGGCAACGTCCACATAAACGCCACTGGCGGGCAACCGGTGAGCATCCGCCAGAATGGAACTTCCATCCGCTTGGGTATTTCCCCCGCCGGCAATGTGATTGTCGGCCCCAGCGAAGCCGATCTGCCCGGCGCACCTGCCAATGCAGTGCTCCAGGTCGCGGGCGACGCTTTCAAGGCCGCCGGTGGCACGCAGTGGGCACCCTCGGATGCCAGGGTCAAGCAAGACGTGCGCGACCTTGAAGCGGGGCTCACTCAGCTGCGACAGGTCCGCCCGGTGCGCTTCCGCTACAACGGTCTGGCGGGCACCCCAGCTGGTCGAGAGGGTGTTGGCGTGCTCGGCCAGGAAATTGAAAAGGTCTTTCCGGAAACCATCCGGCTGACCTCCTGCATCCTGAATGGCGAGGCGCATTTTGACGACTTTAGGATCTTCGACGGTTCAGCCCTCACCTACGTGCTGATCAATGCTGTAAAAGAACTGGCACAAAAGGTTGACCAGTTGGAAGAAGCGCTCGCCGAAGCCCGCACGGAACGTCGGGCCGACGGGACAGTCGGCTAG